Proteins encoded together in one Telopea speciosissima isolate NSW1024214 ecotype Mountain lineage chromosome 6, Tspe_v1, whole genome shotgun sequence window:
- the LOC122665857 gene encoding kinase-interacting family protein-like → MTTQGSSLPSCRSHFGMPSWLLATLADLEERTKALSLNLPEDDDSHTFAERAENYYQKRPQLLSLVQDLYNGYLSLADRHCQNLRKGHRHHRNQSEILPINSDTEEDSVTASDETNLDSSGKSSLSYQTPPPPQNPISTATTPPHKSLITEHLAKTTDYEILVDELRILEYRNTESSRKIELQKSLLEVLESERLILLNENARLGYRVTTLTEENKGLASEAVIMKKRASVLARCILKLREDHRACLLSRKIEDLQNQIYGLEKRNNEYYEMLVRREDEEKKRNNKEEMMALEVCFEAEKLKEEAAVERGG, encoded by the exons ATGACAACACAAGGTTCTTCTCTTCCGTCGTGTCGAAGTCACTTTGGTATGCCCTCATGGCTTCTAGCCACCTTAGCAG ATCTTGAAGAAAGGACGAAAGCTCTGTCCCTGAACCTCCCTGAAGATGACGATTCACACACCTTCGCCGAACGCGCAGAGAATTATTACCAGAAACGCCCTCAGCTGCTCTCACTCGTTCAAGACCTCTATAACGGCTATCTCTCCTTAGCCGATCGTCACTGCCAAAACCTAAGAAAGGGTCATCGTCACCACCGTAACCAATCTGAAATCTTACCTATCAATTCTGACACCGAAGAAGACTCCGTAACCGCCAGTGATGAAACCAACCTCGATTCCAGTGGCAAGAGCTCGCTCTCTTACCAAACCCCACCACCTCCTCAGAACCCCATCTCCACAGCCACAACACCGCCTCACAAATCCCTCATCACTGAGCACTTGGCCAAGACCACCGACTACGAAATTCTCGTTGACGAACTACGCATCCTTGAATACCGCAACACTGAATCATCAAGAAAGATTGAGTTGCAAAAGAGCTTACTTGAGGTGCTCGAATCGGAACGATTAATTCTCCTTAACGAGAACGCGAGGTTGGGTTACAGAGTCACGACTTTAACAGAGGAGAACAAAGGGTTAGCCTCAGAAGCTGTGATCATGAAGAAGAGGGCTAGTGTGTTAGCGAGGTGTATTCTGAAGCTGAGAGAGGACCATAGGGCTTGTTTGTTGAGTCGTAAAATTGAAGATCTTCAGAATCAGATATATGGATTGGAGAAGAGGAATAACGAGTATTATGAGATGTTGGTgaggagagaagatgaagagaagaagaggaataacaaggaggagatgatggctttgGAGGTTTGTTTTGAGGCTGAGAAGCTCAAGGAGGAAGCAGCAGTGGAGAGGGGTGGATGA
- the LOC122663780 gene encoding ankyrin repeat-containing protein BDA1-like gives MLNAEEMDQRLIDVAEAGDIEGLYTLLKEDRTILEKVDEIGFINTPLHIAVIKGQTRFAAEIANLKPTFARKLNEDGFSPLHIAAAIGKVEIVKELLEMDKNLCLIKGREKMIPLHCAAAISGNEVIFEELLSARPRSIKELTVGKETALHLAVKNDRYYALKELLKWVDDLPIQRIMLKWVDDGGNTILHYAASRRQLEMIKLLCRHGTTNNAILAVPINAINADGFTALDILQKSTTDLPDEEEMQMLHILRSSGAKIGPQVTIFLPPPEVAFKRFRNLRITRRIKSKFEFLFPVVHRDVTNDVRNALLVVVVLIVTATYQLGINPPGGLWQDNYDPSSSNDTNNNSSRVSRLEQLAHEAGTPVMATQNPGSFLTIMLLNYSALCISVVLTFSLTEGYPLRAAVLVSLCLILATYGVTISWYSSSLYTVLFPALFLTLGAMGIMYLRSRALALLKWDQT, from the exons ATGCTAAATGCAGAAGAAATGGATCAGAGATTGATCGATGTGGCTGAGGCTGGAGATATAGAAGGTTTGTATACACTTCTCAAGGAAGATCGAACTATTCTCGAAAAGGTCGACGAGATCGGATTCATAAACACCCCATTACACATAGCTGTGATAAAAGGGCAGACTCGTTTTGCTGCAGAGATCGCAAATCTGAAGCCTACATTTGCTAGAAAGTTGAACGAAGATGGATTTAGTCCCTTACACATAGCTGCAGCAATTGGAAAGGTAGAGATAGTTAAAGAGCTGTTGGAGATGGATAAGAACCTTTGCCTTATTAAGGGTAGAGAGAAGATGATTCCTCTTCACTGTGCAGCGGCCATATCTGGGAATGAAGTTATTTTCGAAGAATTACTCTCTGCTCGGCCAAGATCCATCAAGGAATTGACGGTTGGGAAGGAAACAGCTCTTCACTTGGCTGTGAAGAATGACAGGTACTATGCCTTGAAAGAGTTGTTAAAATGGGTCGATGATTTGCCAATTCAAAGGATAATGCTTAAATGGGTAGATGATGGAGGCAACACAATCTTGCATTATGCAGCATCAAGAAGACAACTTGAG ATGATAAAGCTGCTATGTCGTCATGGTACAACCAACAATGCAATATTGGCAGTGCCCATAAACGCGATTAATGCAGATGGGTTTACAGCTTTGGATATCTTACAAAAGAGTACAACTGATTTACCAGATGAAGAGGAAATGCAAATGCTACATATCCTTCGCAGCTCCGGGGCCAAGATAGGTCCACAAGTTACAATATTTCTTCCACCACCAGAGGTAGCCTTTAAGAGGTTTCGAAATCTTAGAAtaacaagaagaataaaaagtAAGTTTGAATTTCTTTTCCCAGTGGTGCACAGAGATGTTACAAATGATGTGAGGAATGCACTATTAGTGGTGGTGGTTCTTATTGTAACAGCAACCTATCAACTTGGAATCAACCCTCCTGGAGGTCTGTGGCAAGATAACTATGATCCAAGCAGTAGTAATGACACAAACAATAATTCATCCCGTGTTAGTAGATTAGAACAACTAGCCCATGAAGCAGGAACGCCAGTTATGGCTACTCAGAATCCAGGATCTTTCCTAACAATAATGCTTCTAAACTATTCTGCACTATGTATATCAGTGGTTTTAACTTTTAGCCTCACAGAAGGATACCCGTTGCGTGCTGCGGTGTTAGTTTCCCTTTGTTTAATACTTGCAACCTACGGTGTTACAATCTCTTGGTATTCAAGTTCTCTATACACAGTTCTTTTCCCGGCGCTTTTTCTTACATTGGGTGCCATGGGAATCATGTATTTACGCAGTAGAGCTCTAGCATTATTAAAGTGGGATCAGACTTAA